The sequence below is a genomic window from Gadus morhua chromosome 12, gadMor3.0, whole genome shotgun sequence.
CGTCCCTAGCGTaaccgatgatgatgatgatgatgatgatgatgatgatgaagagacAGTGTCCAGGGGATGGGACGAGAAGGACACGAGGGCGCCCAAACAGCACAGCGCCACCCGGAGGAAAAAGAGCCACAAGAGACCCCCTACAGCTGTCAGGCCCCGTGCTAACAGTTGCAGGAATAGCAGCGCGTCCCACAGGTAATCCATTACCTAGGATGTGCACAACAGTAAGCAATGTGGCATTGACACGAGCAGCCTATATTTTATTAGtaatggggtttgtgtgtgtgtgcgtgtgcgtgtgcgcgcgcgcgtgggTGCGTGTCTTTATGGAGGCAGTAAGAAAGGACAATGTTATTAAGGTTTTCCTATCAAAGGTATTATCCTGctcaaaaataacacattttgtATAAGCTTAACAATAATTCATGGTCATTGCAAAAAGTTAATAATAAAGCCCACCATTTCTGTCAATTAATGAAATCAGGTTTTACAATCAAACGGAACATAAGGGGGGTTGTCTTTTTGAAATATAAAGAGCTCTAATTTTCCCAACAGGTGTACTCCCAAAACTGTTATTCAAGGACTGGCTCAATTCAAATCCACCTCACCTGACACCTTAACACAATCAGGTGAATTACGTGAGCATGTGTATTCAATGGTGACCCAGAAAACAACCACTGGTGGGAGGAGCCGCGAAagaaaagggtgtgtgtgggatatTGAGTGTCATTAGTGTACTTTGTGTAGTTGTGAGTGTATTATTTGTGACCTTTCTAGGAGCTCCTGAATAGCGCCTGTTGTAGTCGTTGAtgtccacctccacttcctttgACCTCCGGTCTGAACGGCTGTCACTGAAGAGATGGCTCAGCAGGTTGACCTGAAAGTCATGACTGTTGTTAACACTTGGTGTTGATCTGTTACTGTGTCTTGTTATTTGACGTGATACCGCAGTGTGTGGTTTGTATGCCTCTTGTCTAGATTAACATGATGTTACGCAGTGCGTGGTTTATATACTACTTGTCTACAGTTTAACATGATGTCACGCAGTGTGTGATTTATATACCTCTTGTCTTTAGTTGAAGATGATGTCACGCAGTGCGTGTGGTTTATATACCTCTTGTCGACAGACAGGGCAGCTGATGGCGCTGAGCCACGACCCGTATCTCCAGTAGTCAATCAGACAAGGTGCTGCAGAAAGAAACAAGACCAACAGTCTTAGGCATATGttgaacctgtctgtctgtctgtctgtctgtctgtctgtctgtctgtctgtctgtctgtctgtctgtctgtctgtttgtttgtctggttTCCACTAATCCACTAATGGTGGAACACGATGGATCCAATTTTATGATGGACTTATCAGGTTATTAGTGGTGTAGTCTGATTGTCTGGAAGGGTTATCCTGTGGCAACAAATGAGGGTTAAAGTTGAGACAGGGGTTAGTGTGGGGCATGATGGACCAGAAGTAGAGTAGTCAATGTTTGTTTTTAGTGTAATCATGAATGCTGAGGACTAAGGGAATTTTGCAGTGGTCGTTCTGTCACCGGTGTGCATCACCTTAAAAGGCTCATGTAGGAAAAAACACCATTTTGCACCGTGTACAATAATACAAATGAAAGGTCATTAATAAAACAACCTTTCATAAGTAACGCGTTGTTAACTTTTAGATGGGACCAAAAGTTAGAGTCCAGAAGACGTTCCCCTGTGCTCAAGTCACATGTCCACCAGTGTACTGATTATTCAATAATTCACAGATCAATGATCAATGATGACCCCTgacttgtgtgtgcgtctgtgtgtgtgcgatttcCATTACCACAGAACAGATGGCCACAGTTTGTGGAGACGGGGAAGTTTGCGGTCTGCAGACACACTGGACAGTGACTATCTCTGTGGCCAATCGATGTACAGTGTCTAGAAGATTCCTGCAGAGTAGCGATCAAAGGAACACCAAAGCCTTCATAGATTAATATCCAAAAGAGAGAGGATAGGAAGATCGTACCGCCACAGAGTCCAATAGAGTCAATAAGCATTGCACGCTCCTGATGCCTTCACAAATACAAACCCCAAGCCTGGAGAACAGCttttatcaataaataaatggcTAACATGTTCTTTGAACCTTGACCAAGAGTGACCATACTGCTGGAACATCTAAAGCCCCATGCAGCATGCTGATGAGAAGTTTGAGGGAGAGGTCCTCACCTCGGGGCTCTTCATGGGACCAGGGGGGACCGACTGGCTGCTTCTCTGTGATCCTGCGCCGGCCTCCCCCGTAGGAACCTCAGGGGGGCTGGCGTCACGGCTGTACCATCACATGACATGTAAAAAGAATACAGGGCAACTGATATTGACCCTGGTGGTGGCTGAAACGCAGCATGGGTCATGGGTTTATCCAAAGTGATCAGATAAAGACACCGCACACAAAACTGCAAGATAAGATTTGGCGGCAGATTTTCTGGATGGCTGCAGATGTCGATGGCTTAAGGACATGACATGTTACTCCCGAACAATAAGATCATACTAGTCATAGTATATAAGTGGTATTGACTTTTTAGTCTATCAATGAGACATTTTTTGACAGTAAACTTGCAAACAAATGTATATTGCTTCTTATATTTCCCATGCACATAATAATTGGCTCATTGGGCATTTAGGATGACTTTAGGGTTTGCCACATACACTCAATCAATTATCATTCATCATACATTCATACAGTATAgtctattcatttattttaactaATTTCTCCCATGTTCATCAGTGGATTCCCTCAACCAACCATATCCTCATCTCAATATATGAAATTATTTATCACTTGGACAGGAATAAATACCCCCAGTACTACACAGTCAGTGACATCCTTCCAAGATCAGCCATACTGCAGCTAGTAAACACACACTATGGGTGGCTTTGACTCACCCGAGCTGAGTGCCGTTGCACCTGCGGTCCATCGCAGGTCAGAAGGGGCGAAGGACAGAGTTGAGCGTGGCTCCTCTAGTAGGAAGTAAGGTGCTCCAGTGACAGCAGGTATATAAACCACACAGCAGTCACTCAGTCAAATACACTTGGCTGGTTAATGATCAACCCAGTACCTCCATTGTGCGCTTGTCTCTAAATAGAAGGGGGGGGAGATTGTTTGGATTATTCTTGGATACTGTGGTAAAATACTGTCATCAACAAATGGGCTGTGCTGTTAATGTATTTTTTCTTGCCGCTTGTGATCCAAACGTttggttattatttatttatattatcttTGTGTCCTGTGTCTTTAAGAACACAGGAAAAAATGGTCTGAAGAAGAGAGGGAATTAAACCTGTGTCACCTCAGGGCCTATTGCTGACGTGGATAGTGGCCACCTCGCCGCTCCTGAATCAAGCTATATTGGTCATGTGACACACACGGTCAACAGGCACTTCAAAGACCTGGCCCACTCGCCGCCTCAGTAGGAAAACCCTGACCTTGACAATGATTCACCCTGAATTGAATCTCCTGTAAGCCCTCCCTGCCTGTCTACACTCTGCCTTAATGGTCACGTATTGGTTTTGAAACACAGTAGTCACCAAACTAGACCCATGCGAGGCCACATGGGTTTGTGTCAGACGTTGAATGTTAAAGAAACAATTGGATCGAGTTAATTAGAGCTGATGTTCTACAAATCAATCTGGCATGGGATATTGGTAAAGATAATGCACTATGAACTGAAAGGGCAAACCTTAATTTCCGTCACATTTTCTAATCTTGAGGACGTGCTTTTTATTCAGAATGCTTATTAAGATGACTCACTATAACAAgaacaataaatgaattgatgTATTAATAATTATTCTCCATTGAAAAACTTTGTTCTTCTGAAAGAGGATTTGAACAACTTCACTCATTGGATTTCTGTGTCAATCTGCCCTTATTTTCGACGCATGTCAACGCAGCACTATTTTTAGACGTCTATGTTTTCGCCGGATACCCAGGCTAATATTTACGCAGTCCAGGATGCTCACTGATGCAACGTATCTCGTATCTCCATATCAAAACGAAGGTGGTGGTCATTGGTGGTCTGGAAGCTAAAAATAGCAACCATCGATCAGCCAGGGACCAGGCCTCATCAAATCGACTGGGCCTGCGAGTGGCATGGAGGACATAACACCCCAGCACACTTCCAACAGGCCAGTTTCTCCTAACTAGTGGCCTTATGAGGCGGCCTCTATGGTGGCTTGGTCGTGGTGAGAAATGGGCAAATTCTAATCCTTGTCCCATGAGGCACCAAACCATTAGCATGTCAAAGTGGTGTGgccactacacaaacacactcagtcCCTTGCCCCCTCCACACTGAGGGAAGGAATTACATTGTAGTTTAGTAAAGTGTAACGCAAGtatctctcttgctgtctctctcttttaataATCATCCACCATCTTCTGAAGGATCTTCTTCAGGTTGTTCATCTAAAAAGATTCAAAGAATTTtcttcaatatttttttatacatgtTTATCACATTTTTCATTGTTAATATAAGGCAACACACGTATGCTAAATAAAGTTCTATTGCCTTATGTTCAAAGTGTATCAATAATCAATGTAAACCTGCAGTAGCAGCCTCATCagctattacacacacacacacacacacacacacacacacacacacacacacacacacacacacacacacacacacacacacacacacacacacacacacacacacacacacacacacacacacacacacacacacccattgtcACACTTTTTTGGGGGGACAGGCTCCCTCCACCTCGCTATTCAACTGGGGAAATAATTTGGCTTCTTGTACATGATCAAAACCAGCATTTCAAGGATTAGCAGAAAGATGGTAATTGAAGCAGTCTTGGATTTTGGAGGTAGGTATCCTAGTATCCCAGAAATTATAAATCACGTTTTTCCATGGAAATGAATGCAGTTAAAATCCTGTTTCGAACTTCTGTAAAATACTTTTAGTTATCAATTTAGGGTTAACCTATTTAAATTATAAACATATTTTAGATACTTTCAATAACTATGAATTTGTATCAACTGCAACAGCCTGTTAAATTGCatagcattaaaaaaaatattttttctcttGCTTATCTCACAGCACGGTGCAGTTGGTTATACGGCTAATAAAGACGGATCAACTTAACATGAAACCGTTTACATCGAGACCGGTGCATTGGCTTGATTgtcacaaaaacacatgaataCTCTGTTTTCACGTATCTCAAAGGTGATTGGTCTAATCCTCTCAAAGTACCGCCCAATTGGTTTTCTGCCGCTGCCTTGTCCGCCACTTCCTGTCAATCCCCCAATCCGAATCGTTTGCAAACGTCAAAAAGCACGGCATCTGCAATCCACGAAGAGGTTACGCTGGTCTTTGCTGAACAACACGCAGTAAATTATGCCCCAATACGCCATTTACGTTACGCACCTACCTCTCACAGGTGAGGTCAAATGCAGAGTAAAAGTAAGGGGGGATAGAATTTCGGATAGCCTAATTCAAACGAAGAAGACATGGACGACAACAAAGCAGTTTTGTGCGAAAGTCTTTTAATTTGGGTGAGTTTGTGTTGCGTTTGTATCTCTCAAGTGATTTTGTTGGCTCAAGCGATTTGTACCTGTCGAAGGAGAGTAGGTCCTATGTCACCGAGAAGCGCACCTATGGGTAAAAAGCTTTCTGCTCAGCATTGCACTACAACCGTAAacatccaataataataataataatatacccCTGCCAAAATCACCATGTATTAGTGATCGCCAATGAACAGCAACCATAATACATGTCCTATATTACTGTACGACTATTACTCTACAGTGGGCAAGGTTTCCCCTTACACTTGCgaaacataaaaacaaatacactAGCACCAAATACAGTTGATCCTTATGCGGGTTAGACTGTTAATCTAATTAACCATGAGATATTTGTGGAATGTCGCACCTTCTGCCAGAGCTTATGAAATCGCATTAAATTATTCACTAGTACAAATTTGTTATACACGAAATGTGTCCAACTTCCGTTTGTATGTTATTGAGTTTTATAAGGTGTCTCGAACCATCGTCTGCATGTCATGTTTATTATACTAGGAATTATATAATAGTATTTCTTCTACGATGTTTACATACTATCTAACGGAATAATGTATATGCATCCATTCATATTTGCATCTGCAGTAGCAATAAAATAATGTCAAATTGTCAAAAAAGGGATAGGCAAAGTGAGACCAACGATCTGAGGATAATATAATATCCATAAAATAAATCTTTGAGCATCAGTgatgatacatttattttgctGGGTAAACTTCCAATTTTCACATAGGGCAATAGAAATACTTGATGAGATTTGACCTGTCTCATTGACAAACAAATTCATTCATCAGCCATCACCCCCTTTTAAACCattttgtttctgtgtatgtttttCAGTTGCAGACCTTCAATACCCCCTCATCCTGCTCCACTTTGACAGAGCTTACCAATGGAGAGGCCATGTCCCAAGCCCTGCATCACATGTAATATACTAATTAGAATATTGTTGTTCTATTCTGATTAGTCAATAGCGTTTAGGAAGACTCCTGCTTTTTCAAACAGTTCCAAATCATTCCGCTACAAATCCAATATTAAAGGTCTCAttgcatgctactttatggatgcttaggTGTTAGGGGCCCTTAATACAATTTGAAgatgttcaagaaattcagccttggtgcagtattacagccactacgaacCAGTCCCATAAtaagctttccacaaacgtgccgtttctagaggtcaaggtggagggtgggggtgtggccctgagcagcttgcggccacggtatcatgcgctcgtgtttacagtggttgtatcgcaatggcgaggcgcacacagcttttgtccgtgttctgtaaatattctagaactcTGTCCctcgggagtcctggagctctaaatCTAagtaatatcatattatacatggatatctatatcatataatatttattagCACGGCCGAAagctgtgcgcctccagacgacattatgaatctcaaacgactgcgtcgggttctccgacgtctctggttctatttccacatcaatctgaagtagactgaacaacgacatggaggagaaggggattgttgaccgcgattgtctcccgccggagcccttCTACCCttctgccgaggcaccaccgtcTCGGAAGCGGGCATCGGGCAGCGCCGAGGAACCACCGCCCAGCGGCGGTGGttcttcgcggcggtggtgcctcgacagcgggcagcggggctccggcgggagacaatcgcggacAACAATCCCTTTTTCCTCCATTTCGCGGTTCATGTAGTTCAGGgggtcaaagccaaagttcctttcccccaattccttctcaaccatgtctgagataacccccactacgagtcttgttgtggaaacaccagagatgtcagagaacccgacgtgttatgcgccataacaccaacagcagaacggttatccaaataacaaagaagagtACAACAGTCGTAGCTTATAGTCTCATTAGCGGGCCAAAATCTCTGGGCaggcaaagcagagaaggggaggtaacctgaccccttatgacgacatatggggctaGAATCGAAACCGCagcgtctgagctttcatttATCAAAGGCTAACTAAGGATaactagtgctcgttttacacctgccgccatttctagctactaggggaccataggcaggcttggggaactcatattaatgttagaaaacctcttAAAGTGATTTTCATGTCATGAGACCTTTTAAAAACAACGGTTGAATACCACTATCCACCAGATGTTTCCTTTACAAGGCAAAAACAATATTCAACAAACACTGCACTAAAATGTATAAACATTATAGATGTGAGGAATTCATATTTAATCATTTTTGATGCAGTTGGTATTTCTCTGCAGTATATTAAGTGGCCCTGCAGCTTGTTCATAGCTTTTTTTTCTGGACAAAGAATACAATGATCACAATTATATTATTgagtttaaccctaaccctctgtcTACTCCCCTAACTCTTGTGTTTGTGGTCCAGAGACTCTGTGTGGTTCAGCAAAAGTTGGCTTGGTCGTATTAAACCAGATGTGGGGGACAACTGGAGACTGAAGGTAAAGCCCTTTGTCTTTTGGTCTCTTTGTCCTCCCTCACTTGTCCCCTTGAACCTGTCGTCTCCAACATGTCCTCCCTCACTTGTCCCCTTTCACCTGTCGTCTCTAACATGTCCTCTCTCACTTGTCCCCTTTCACCTGTCGTCTCTAACATGTCCTCTCTCACTTGTCCCCTTTCACCTGTCATCTCTAACATGTCCTCTCTCACTTGTCCCCTCTCACCTGCTCTAACATGTCCTCTCTCACTTGTCCCCTTTCACCTGTCGTCTCCAACATGTCCTCTCTCACTTGTCCCCTTTCACCTGTCATCTCTAACATGTCGTCTCTCACTTGTCCCCTTTCACCTGTCGTCTCTAACATGTCCTCTCTCACTTGTCCCCTCTCAACTGCTCTTACATGTCCTCTCTCACTTGTCCCCTTTCACCTGTCGTCTCTAACATGTCCTCTCTCACTTGTCCCTTTTCACCTGTCGTCTCTAACATGTCTCACTTCCCCCGTCTCACCTGTCCACACTCACAACATGTCTTCTCTCACCTGTTCCCTTCTCACCCATCTTCTCTCACCTGTCCTCGTGACCTCTGCCAAACGGtgctctcctgtgtgtgtgtgtgtgtgtgtgtgtgtgtgtgtgtgtgtgtgtgtgtgtgtgtgtgtgtgtgtgtgtgtgtgtgtgtgtgtgtgtgtgtgtgtgtgtgtgtgtgtgtgtgtgtgtgtgcgtcagtttAGTGTGATAGCTGATGAGGCTGCTACTGCAGGTTTTACATTGATTATTGATACACTTTGAACATAAAGCAGTAGAACTTTATTTAGCATACGTGTGTTGCCTTATATTAACAATGAAAAATGTGATAAacatgtataaaaaaatattgaagaAAATTCTTTGAATCTTTTTAGATGAACAACCTGAAGAAGATCCTTCAGATGATGGTGGATTATTATAATGAGGTAGGAAGCTGTTCGATTCCTCCTCCTGTATTTCTAGGGTGATATTTAAGGTTGTATCACCTATCCCTCTCCTACGTCGATGGAAAGGGATAGGGGAGGGGGCACGgtattcagttggttgcaatctgcaataaatcctacacactgcacctttaaatcTCCCCCACTACTTGGATGAGGATTGAGTTTGTTGCTCTTCAGGTTCTCGGGGAGCAGATGTCGGACTTCCCCCTGCCGGACGTGGCGCTGGTGGCGGAGCACACCGACCCGCTGAACACGGGCCGTCTGCTACAGCTCATCCTGGGCTGCGCCGTCAAATGTGACCGCAAGCAAGGTAGCCTACCGTTAGACACATAGACGCGTGTCTTCATAAGACTCTGACTAGCATTCGCTCTCTATCGCACGTTCACAGTGTGTTGAAGGAAAAGGTATGAAAGGAAGATTACAATCTAGTCTAGTTCTCTAGGATCTGAGGTCGACAATGTGGCTCTATTGTCCTTCCAAGCTACTCACAAAGGCCTAGCCATCTAGGGAATGAGTGAGGCCCAGTAACAAACTCAACGGGGGAACAAAGAAGCATGAAACACCAGTgctagaggtgtgtgtgcgggtttgtAACATGACTCTATTGTTGCGTCACCAGAATACATTCAGATCATCATGACCTTGGAGGAGTCGGTGCAGCATGTTGTCATGACCGCCATTCAAGAGGTCAGAACGGGCTTCAGAACGGGCTTCCCTCTCTGCATATTCATCCAAAAGACACACCTCACCAGTCGTGTCCCAGTTTGATGCATGCAGTGGTATGAAACAAGCATTGCATTCAGTTGGGTGTTGATCTCATGATTGCAAACCAAATGCCAATTGTCTTCCTCAGCTCATGAGCAGAGAGACTGTCTGCTATTCTGGCTCAGAGCAACCCGGCGACCTGGAACAGCAGGTCAGTCGGGTGCATTTCCACAAGGGTGCATTATGACAATATCTGGTCCTAAAGATTAAATGAAgatttaaaatgtaatcaaacgtGCAAAAGGATATCCAATTATGAAACAAAATATGTCATTCTGTCAAATTGATTCTGTATTGTCATAATCCGTAGTAGTAAATGGAGCTTTTGCCTTCCTTTTTTAGCTGAAAAAGACCCGGGAGGACTTTGCATCTCTCTCCGCTGAGAAGGAGGAGTTGGCCCAGCGCTGTCAGGAGCTGGACGTACAGGTATTTTCAGAGGATTAATTGTTAGTGTGTCTGAAATCTGTCTGCTTTGTGTCTCCTATTAGTCAACCTTAAACACAATTAGATTAGGGAGATcgaacacactcactcactcactcactcactcactcactcactcactcactcactcactcactcactcactcactcactcactcactcactcacacacagtcacacacagtcacacacagtcacacaaacacacacacacagtttgcatGCCCCTGGCACAGTGGAAGCTGGGCCATGTGGTATCAACAACGCTGCAGTCTATTGTCTGTCTCTGCTGTGGCAGAAACCCTGTGGGTTTAGAGACTGGACCGAGCCCAGAGCCAGTGGCTATCGTCTGTCCTCGTCTGCCCTGTGCACTTTGCTGCTGGACTGTCGACTCTATGTTGTTGTCTATACTGTATCAATCCGTCTTCAAAGCTACCCGTTCTCATTCCTCCTTTGGTTATTTGGCTGGACTCTTGACGGATTAGAATATTCTCTTGTGGTTCTCTTGTGGTCCAGGTTGGGTAAGTCGGCAAGGGCCGCCGGGCTGAACCCAGGCCCCCTCTAGCCCATTCTAACCCTGCCACCCCAGCCCTCCAgttttgtatatttgtatgctATGTCTTTccatgtgcacatgtatgtttaGGTTTGTACAGCAGGGGTAATTGCTTTAACCACTTATTCCAGGAAACTTTATGCTGCATGTTGAACAAATTTTATTAGCATGTTTATCAGTTAGAGTATATCGCATCAAAGCTGTTTCCTTTCCATGTTGCTCTGTCTTTTTATAAGCAAACTTATATTATGAATATTACTTAGTATATTTTTAATTCTTtatacaaaacacaaacaatcttGTTTCTGTTACTTAAGTAAAACAATGATGAAATGTTGAAATGATGGGTGCAAGGTAGGACTAACCCACCATTAGTTTGTGGGCTGAGAGAATGATCCACGATTATGATGAAACGGCACCACCTCTGGCGAAACAAGGCCACTACTCTTAGTGATTGGCTCAAACATAATGGCAAGTTGCGTCGGTTGTCATGCAAACTGGCGAGTAGCGTGACTTGGCACTAATTTGAACCTATTAGAAAAACTGTTATGTAACCGGCCCTTATTGCTGTGGATTAATTATAGCGTT
It includes:
- the si:dkey-183n20.15 gene encoding E3 ubiquitin-protein ligase RNF170, translating into MDRRCNGTQLGRDASPPEVPTGEAGAGSQRSSQSVPPGPMKSPEESSRHCTSIGHRDSHCPVCLQTANFPVSTNCGHLFCAPCLIDYWRYGSWLSAISCPVCRQEVNLLSHLFSDSRSDRRSKEVEVDINDYNRRYSGAPRKVMDYLWDALLFLQLLARGLTAVGGLLWLFFLRVALCCLGALVSFSSHPLDTVSSSSSSSSSSSSSVTLGTNQSLCVLLGVLDDLVVVVLLLICIINIHQQMELERSGSVSALATHGVL